In Marinobacter sp. M3C, the genomic stretch GGTTTATACGAGATTTTTATGCCGCCTATCATCCCTTTTACAACGGTAATATTCCGGTTATTAATCCTCAGCCGGCCGGTATTGCAGTGACCGACAGCGCCACACGCTTTCTCGGCTGGCACGCCATCACTATCCAGCGGCTTGCGCTGGACACCGATGAGGTTATGCGCGTTTATTTCTTTAATCCCAACAACGACAGCGGGCAAAACTGGGGTCAGGGAATTGTCACCTCGACCCAGGGCCACGGCGAGCTCTACGGTGAGGCCTCGTTGCCGGTGGCCGAGTTCGCCTCGCGGTTGTACGTGTTTCACTACGACCCGCTTGAAAAGGGTGAACCGGGTGATATTCCAGCCGATGACGTAAAACAGGCCATGCACCTGGCCCAAAACAGTTGGGCTTTGGGGCGTTTGGGTCTGTAAATTAAGCTTTACTTCACGTAAGTCGCGGCTAAACTGGGAAATAAGGGAAACAGACCTCATCAAGCAGGCGTTTTTCCGTATATGTAATTTTTTTCGCTTTTTACCGACCATAATGACAATTATTGAGGTGTGTTTATGAAACGCCATGCGTTCTCTGCCGTATTTACCGGCACCCTGCTGAGTGCTGCCATGTTTGCATCACCGGCGATGGCCCAAGACAAAGAACAGTTCATTACCATCGGCACCGGCGGCCAGACCGGCGTGTACTATGTCGTCGGTCAGTCGATCTGTCGTTTGGTCAACCGTCTGGAAGATGCCAATATCAAGTGTAATGCGCCGTCTACCGGTGGTTCTGTTGCCAACATCAATGGCATCAAGTCCGGCGAACTGGATATGGGTGTGGCTCAGTCCGACGTTCAGTATCAGGCCTATAATGGTACCGGCAACTTCGAAGGTGATGCCTACACAGACCTGCGTGCCGTTTTCCGGGTTCATGGCGAGCCTTTGACCCTGCTGGCCCGCGCCGATTCTGGCATTACTACCCTGGATGACCTTGCAGGCAAGCGCGTCAATATCGGCAACCCCGGTTCTGGCCAGCGCAACACCATGCAAGTGGTGATGGACGCCAAAGGCTGGACCATGGATACCTTCTCCCTGGCGTCGCAGTTGGATGCCGCCGAGCAAGCCGCGGCGCTCGCCGATAACAACATCGATGCGATGGTTTATGTAGTTGGGCACCCCAACGGCTCAATCCAGGAAGCGACCACAACCGTTGATGCTCGCCTTATCCCGTTGAACGACGACGATGTTAAAGGCATCGTCGCCGAGTATCCGTACTATTCCGCATCGGTGATCCCTGGTGGCCTTTACAAGGGCAATGACAAAGACGTTGAAACCTTCGGTGTGGCGGCGACTTTCGTAACCACCGCTAAGGCTGATGACGAAGTTATCTACCAGACAGTCAAGGCCGTTTTTGATAATTTCGATCGTTTTAAGCGTCTGCACCCGGCCTTCGAAAACCTGGTCCCCAAAGAAATGGCGACACAGGGGCTTTCAGCGCCGCTGCACGATGGCGCTGCACGCTATTATCGTGAGCAAGGCTGGATTGAGTGATTTTGCTTTAACGGCTGTTTCTGATGGCTGTTATAGCTGAGTGACCGATGCGCGGATGCTTGTAGGTATCCGCGCATTGCGTTTGTGGAGCCGTTTCCAAGCGCAATAATAATATCAATAGCAACCTGACTGACGGCGGATAGGGCTGAGTATGACTGACGAAAATACAAAACCTCGAGACTCGAGTGCCGATTTGGAGGACATGGTTGCCTCCAGTGACTCGGGAGCCCGCAAACCAGCTGGCATGCCGGGGAAGTTATTGGTTAGCATTGCAGCGGCATGGTCGCTGTTTCAATTATGGATTGCTTCTCCGGTGCCTTTCATTTTGGGTTTCGGTGTGTTTAGTGCCACGGAGTCCCGCTCCATTCACCTGGCCTTTGCGCTTTTTCTGGCTTACATGGCCTATCCCGCATTTAAGCGTTCGCCCCGCGATCGAATCCCCATTCAGGATTGGGTGCTTGCTTCGTTGGCGGCCTTCTGCGGCGCTTACATGTTTATCTTCTACGAAGGGCTGTCTCAGCGCCCCGGTGCGCCGATATTGCAGGACGTGATCGTCGGGGTGGCTGGGATACTGCTGCTGCTCGAAGCGACCCGCCGCGCGCTTGGTCCGCCGCTGATGATTGTGGCGTCGGTCTTTCTTATTTATAGCCTTGCTGGTCCCTGGATGCCCGGTATTCTATCCCATGGCGGGGTTAGCCTTTTTGGGCTTATTAATCACCAGTGGTTGACGACCCAAGGGGTTTTTGGCATCGCGCTGGGGGTCTCGACCAGTTTCGTGTTCCTGTTTGTGTTGTTCGGCGCTTTGCTCGACAAAGCCGGAGCGGGCAACTATTTTATCAAGGTCGCGTTCTCGCTGCTTGGCCATTACAAGGGCGGGCCGGCCAAAGCTGCCGTAGTGGCGTCTGCCATGACCGGGCTGATTTCCGGTTCATCGATTGCCAACGTGGTCACCACGGGCACCTTTACCATTCCGATGATGAAACGCGTCGGTTTTTCTGCCGAAAAGGCGGGTGCTGTCGAGGTGGCGTCTTCGGTCAACGGTCAGATTATGCCGCCTGTTATGGGCGCAGCCGCGTTCCTGATGGTCGAGTACGTGGGTATTTCCTATGTCGATGTCATCAAACATGCCTTTTTGCCGGCTTTGATCTCTTATATCGCACTGGTCTATATCGTTCACCTGGAGGCACTGAAGGCCAACATGCAGGGCCTTGAGAGCAGCAATCCGCCTAAGCCCCTGGTACGCAAGGTGATGGGTTTTCTCGGTGGGCTTTTGTTGATGATGGTGACGGCTTTGGTCGTCTATTACGGCCTTGGCTGGCTCAAGCCGGTTCTTGGCGATGCCACTCCCTGGGTGGTTTCGGTTGGGCTGGCGGTGATCTATGTCGCTTTGCTCAAACTGGCGGCCGGTTACCCCGAACTCGAGTTGGATGATCCCAATCAACCGATCTATTCGCTGCCGCAAACCAGGCCCACGGTGTTAGTTGGTTTGCAGTACATCCTACCGGTGGTTGTGCTGGTGTGGTGTTTGATGGTGGAGCGCCTGTCGCCGGGCTTGTCGGCTTTCTGGGCCACGGTGTTCATGGTCTTTATCATTCTTACCCAGCGCCCCATTACCTCGATCTTCCGCGGTCGCAGCAAAATGGCAGCAGATCTGCGTGAAGGCGCCATGGATTTGTGGGTTGGCCTGGTTACCGGTGCCCGCAACATGATTGGCATCGGTATTGCCACGGCCACTGCTGGCATCATCGTTGGGGCTGTGTCGCAGACCGGGGTAGGGCTGGTACTGGCCGAGGTGGTAGAAATCCTCGCTATGGGGAACCTGCTGCTGATTTTGATGCTTACGGCGGTGCTCAGCCTGATTCTGGGCATGGGACTGCCCACAACGGCCAACTACATCGTAGTTTCGGCGCTGCTGGCGCCGGTTATTGTTCAGCTGGGGGCAGAGAACGGGCTGCTGGTGCCTTTGATTGCCGTGCATCTGTTCGTGTTTTACTTCGGCATTATGGCCGACGTGACGCCGCCGGTGGGGCTGGCGTCCTTCGCGGCGGCGGCGGTTTCCGGTGGCGATCCTATCCGAACCGGTTTTCAAGCCTTCTACTACAGCCTTCGTACTGCGGCCCTGCCATTCCTGTTCATCTTTAATACGGACCTGCTGCTGATCGATGTAACCTTTTTGCAGGGCGTTCTGATCTTCGTGGTGTCGACAATAGCCATGCTGATCTTCGCGGCGGCGACTCAGGGCTACATGGTCATTCGCAGCCGTTGGTATGAATCTGCCGCATTGCTGCTGATCGCGTTCACGCTGTTCCGGCCCGGGTTTTGGATGGACATGATTCATGACCCTTATCAGTCTATGCCGCCCGCACAATTCGTAGAGGCCCTGGGCGCTGCCGATGAAGATTCGACCCTGCGCTTGCAGATTGCAGGTCGCGATGCGTACGGCGATCGCATGACCACCTACATGACTCTGCCAGTGCCGGATGGCGACACCGGGCAGGAGCGGCTCGATAACCTGGGCATGGACCTGTTGATCGAGGGTGATACGGCAATCGTTGATATGGTGGCCTATGGCAGTCAGGCGTCGGATCTTGGCTTCGACTTCGACCAGGAAATTATAGAGGTGCTGGCCCCTGTTGACCGCTGGACCAAGGAGCTGATGTGGATTCCTGCCTTCCTTGTATTTGGGCTGGTCATAGTGTTGCAGCGCCGGCGTCGTGATAATACGGCGGCTACCGCCATTGCTTGAAGGAGATTGCCATGTACAGCAAAATTATGTTGCCAGTGGACCTTAATGAGGAGGAATCCTGGTCGAAAGCGCTTCCAACGGCTTTGACGCTATGCAGAAGTTTCAACGCCTCGCTACATTTGGTCACGGTTCTGCCGGACTACAACATGCCCATAGTGGGGTCTTACTTTCCCAAGGACTTCGCTTCGAAAGCACATGAGGCGATAGCCGAGGCTCAACGCGCGTTCATTAAGGCGAACGTGCCCGCGGATGTAAGAGCGCAAAGTGTCATCGTTGATGGCTCGCCCTGGGAGGCGATCATCAAGGTGGCCAAGAAACTCGAGATCGATTTGATCGTTATGGCATCCCATAACAAGCGCAAATTTGCCGATTATGTGCTGGGTCCCAATGCCGAGCATGTGGTGCATCATGCCAGAATGTCGGTAATGATCGTGCGCTAAGCTTAAGCTGGGGCGTTTACGGCATGCGACGACTGTTTTCCTGCGCCCCTTTCACACGAACAGCGGGTCATTCCAGACCGGAGTAAAACCGCTCGATGAAAAGCCAGGAGTTGCATCTACTTTATGTGTTCGATGCGATCATGACCGAGCGTTCGGTCACTCGTGCGGCCGAAAGCCTGGCAATGACGCAGCCGGCGGTTTCCAACGCGATTTCGCGAATGCGACAGGTCTGGGATGACCCGCTGTTCGTGCGAAAGGGGCGCAAAATAGAACCGACATCCTATGCGTTCAGCCTTTGGGACCGTATTCGGGGCCCAATCTATGACCTGTCAACCGCCGTCAGATCCACTAAGTTCGACCCCGCTCAGGCACGCCGGACTTTCCGGATTGCGGTCACGGATCTCACCGTAGAAATGATCTGGCGCCAACTGGCTGAAAAACTCGAGCGAGTGGCTCCAGGCGTTGACCTTCACGCTGTTCCTTACACGCCGGAAGGAACCTACAGTGATTTACGCGAAGCCAACGTAGATCTCGCCATTGGACCAATCAGCCATCACGACAATAGCCTTAGAAGTATCTGGCTGTTCCAGGGGGGTTATCAGGTTGCAATGCGGGCCGACCATCCTCTGGCAGGTAAACCGCTCTCTATGGAAGATTTCATAGATGCGCGGCACTTGCTGGTGACGATGTCCGGCGAAGCTCACGGGCTTGTCGACAGCTATCTTGATCTAAAAGGGCTGAACCGGCGCATTGCGGTAACGGTGAATGAGTTTGTGGGAGTACCCAGCTTGTTGTGTCACACCGACCTAATTTGTGCAGTTCCGGACGTTATTCTTCGAAGTGACGACTTCACACGGAATTTGTGGGTCACGCTTTTGCCGTTTAACCTTGATCCCAGTAGCCTCTACCTGTTTTGGCACGCCAGGCACGACCGTGACCCCGGCATTGTCTGGTTGCGAGAGTTGATCGAGAACTCGCTGAAAGAGCGTTACTCAAGCATCATGGACATGACTGACTAAATCATCATTTTTGATGATATTTAAAGTACAAAGTTAAGCCCAGCGGGTCGGGGGAAATACGTTTTACCGCCGAGCAGCTGATAAAAAATACATCCCGACGGCTGAGTTCTTAAGCACAATGGCTACGCTATTCAGATTTTAGATGTGCGTTGGGCCGATGTGTGGTCAACGGCAACAATCTCGCCGCGAATTACAACGTGGCCGCTGTATGGGGCGGGCGCTGCTGGCTGCTCGGTCTTCTGCTCGTCCGACTTGCGGTCTGCCAAGCTGGCAGAAGCGGGAAGGGCGAAAGCGAACAAGACGGCTACGATTGCGGTTGCTGTAATTTTACGCATAATTATTATCCTAAGGATCATCGATTGGTTTGTCGGGGACTGGAAACCACGTGGGTGCTTTCGAATCCGATGCAAGCATTGTCGGGGTGAAGAGCTAGGATGAATAATTGTTGCCTGGTATTTCTGGTATCACTGTGAGTGATGAGTTAGATGATAAAACACAGAGTCGTCGAGTAGCGTTGCCTCAATTTTTTGGTGTATGCCGACTGATTGCCAAAAACGCCTATGACGACACTTGATCAAGCGACGGCTCAGCGCCTCTTAGGCATGGCAATGCAGGAGATTTTCTATGTACATGGTTTTTATTCTAATCGCCCTTATCGCGTTCATTGTGTTCGCAACGAGCAAATTGCGCCTCAACCCTTTCATTACACTTTTGCTGGCATCGTTCATTGCCGCGTTCGCATTTGGCCTGCCCCTCGATTCCATCGAATCAACGATTCGCGGTGGTTTTGGTAAAATTCTCGGCTACATCGGTCTGGTTATCGTTTTGGGTACCATCATTGGTGTCATTCTTGAACGCACGGGTGCCGCTATTGTGATGGCTGAGACCATCATTAGATGTTTGGGGAAAAAGTTCCCTACCATGACGATGTCCATCGTTGGTTTTATTGTGTCTATTCCGGTGTTTTGTGATTCTGGTTTTGTCATTCTCAACAGCTTGAAGCGCTCCATGGCGAGAACCCTTAGCGTATCCCCCGTCGCAATGACGGTGGCACTTTCTACCGGTTTATTTGCAACCCACACCCTTGTACCACCCACGCCTGGCCCGATTGCGGCCGCAGGCAACCTGGGGTTGGAAGACAATTTGGGGCTGGTTATCGGCGTCGGCCTTGTTTTCGCCATAATCGCGGCGATGGCGGGTTTGGTTTGGGCCTATTTTTCACGAAACCTGCCCAGTACAGAACTGGATCAAACAGAAGAAGCGTTTGAGGAAGGTAAAGAGCATTACGGTGAACTGCCTGGCCCATGGAAAGCCTTTGCCCCTATTTTTGTACCTATTGTCCTTATTTGTTTGGCCTCAGTAGCCAGTTACCCAACCGCCCCGCTGGGTGATGGGTTTCTTTATGAAGCGCTGAATTTTCTTGGTAAGCCGCTAAATGCTCTGTTGATTGGCCTTGGGTTTGCAGTACTGCTGATTCAAGGTGATGAGAAACTCAAAGGGTTTGCCCGTCACACCGAAAAGGGCCTGGTTGTCTCAGCACCGATTATTCTGATTACCGGTGCGGGTGGCGCATTCGGTGCTGTGCTTGCCGCGACACCGCTGGGTGATTTTCTTGGCCAGAATCTGTCTACATTGGGCCTGGGGGTTATCATGCCTTTCATTGTGGCCGCTGCGCTCAAATCGGCACAAGGTTCTTCAACCGTCGCCCTGGTTACCGCTTCTGCGCTGGTTGCCCCGTTGTTGCCGCAATTGGGGTTGGACTCAGATATGGGCCGCGTACTAACGGTCATGGCCGTTGGTGCCGGTGCAATGACCGTCTCCCACGCCAACGACAGCTATTTTTGGGTGGTGTCGCAGTTCAGTAAAATGGACGTTGCAACGGCGTATCGCTCACACACAGCGGCGACACTTTTCATGGGCCTGGTAACGATTACTGCCGTGTGGCTAGCATCCCTGGTAGCTCTGTAAGGGGAACTAGCGATATTCAAACAACTTGGTAAGGACTGAAGCATGCGCGTACTCATTGCCCCTGACTCGTTCAAAGAGTGTCTGACAGCGAAAGCCGTCGCTGACGCGATCGCTGTAGGTTGGTTGCGTGGTGCTCCGGCTGACCAGGTGATTAAAATCCCCCTGGCAGATGGCGGCGAAGGCACAACAGCCACTCTTGTTGGGGCTATGCACGGCACGTTGCACCAGGCACGGGTAAGCGGCCCTTCCGGCGACCCGGTCAACGCCAGTTACGGGCTGATAGATAATGGGAAAACCGCCATCGTTGAAGTGGCAGAGGCAAGCGGCCTGCACTGTGTGGCCGAACCTGACCGCAATGCGATGACAGCGTCCAGTTATGGCACCGGCCAGCTCATCATGGCTGCTTTGAAACACCGGCCGAAGACCCTTATTGTTTGCTTGGGGGGCAGTGCCACCACCGATGGTGGCGCGGGTTTGCTGCAAGCTATGGGTGCACAATTATTGGACAGTAAAGGCGGGCCCATACCTCCCGGCGGTGCGGGTTTAAAGTACATCAGCCACTTTGATATTGCCGGCACGAAAGCAAGCCTGGCGGGTGTAGATGTCGTGGTTGCTTGCGATGTGACCAACCCCTTGCTCGGCGACCTGGGTGCCGCCGCAGTATTCGGGCCGCAAAAAGGTGCCTCACCAGGCGACGTCAAAGTGCTCGACAACAACCTTGGGCACTTTGCCAGGTGCGTGGAACAAAATGGTTACGATATAAGTAGCTTTGCAGGAAGTGGCGCAGCAGGCGGCATTGGGGGAGCGGTCGCCGGGATTCTTGGTGGGCTTTTAAAACCCGGTATCGAATTGGTGATGGCCGCCGTGGGTATGGACGCACAGATGAAGGCCGCCGACTTGGTGATTACGGCCGAGGGGGCGATTGACGGCCAAAGTGCTTCTGGTAAAACGCCGACCGGCGTTGCCAAACTGGCACAACTCTATCAGGTGCCTGTTATTGGCCTTGCCGGCATGTTGGGGGGCGAAAATATGACGGCCATTCATGAGGCGGGCATTACGGCGGTTTTCTCGATTGCCCCTGGGCCAATCAGTAAAAGTGACGCTATTGCGCGTGCAGCGCACTATCTTGAAAGCACCAGCGAGCAGCTGGCTCGGCTTGTTTCAAGGCTGAAATAAAAAACCGAAATATGCGCAGGTTGCGCTAATATTAGTAAATCTACACCCATCAAAATTGCCTTTCGACAGACCCCCATATTTGACCTAAGCTTGTTAAAGTTACAATCTTTTGTGGTGGTGATATCAACGTAAAACCATCCAGTCCGAAGGCTAAATTGAGCTGTTTTGATCTCCGAGCAAAAGCTGGATTTTGAAATTAGAGTTTGTAGTATCGCCACACTTTGTAGTATCGCCATATAGAGGAACACCATGTCTTACTTCACAATAGCCGGAGTTCAGATGCATGCTTTGCATCATGGCGACAACACCGAAGCCATGCGTCAGCGCGTTAATATTTTGATGGCGCGCTTCCCCCAAGTTCAGATGGTCATGTTCAGTGAGCTGCTGGCCAAAGGCCTGATCATCCCCGAACCATCCCCTGACAGGGAGCTGTGGACGCTGCCTCTGTTAACGCGAGGCGGCGTCCACAAAAAAGAGGCAGACACCCCTTCGGGTTCTGCCTCTTTTTTTATCGTTGCTGTGGCGATATCTGACCGGTCAGCCTAGGCCGCCCATGCACAGGTATTTGATTTCGACAAAGTCGTCGATGCCGTACTTGGAGCCCTCGCGTCCAATGCCGGACTCTTTGACGCCGCCAAAGGGAGCTACCTCGGTGGAAATTATCCCTTCGTTGATGCCCACCATGCCGTATTCCAGCGCTTCGGCGACCCGCCAGATACGGCCGATGTCCCGGGCGTAAAAGTAGGCGGCCAAACCGAAGGGGGTGTCGTTAGCGGTTTGCACGGCTTCAGCTTCATTGGAGAAGCGGAACACGGTCGCCACCGGGCCGAAAATCTCTGCATTGGCGATGCTCATGGCGGTCGTAACCTGGGTGAGGATCACCGGCGCGTAGAAGTTTTCTCCAAGTCCCTCGGCGTTGCCGGTTTGATGCAGGATGGCACCCTGGTCAACGGCGTCGGCCACCAGTCTTTTTACTTTGGCCACTGCTTTGGCGTTAATCAGGGGGCCGATGGTGACGCCCTCGGTCAATCCGTCACCGACCTTCAATTGGGCTACGGCACTGGTCAGCTTTTCGACGAAGGTGTCGTAGACGGAATCTTGCACCAGAATGCGGTTGGTGCAAACGCAGGTTTGACCGGCGTTGCGGAACTTGGATGCCATCAAACCGGCCACTGCTGCGTCCAGATCGGCGTCGTCGAAGACGATAAAGGGGGCGTTACCCCCAAGCTCCAGAGAAATCTTTTTGACCGTATCGGCGCATTGGCGCATCAACAGTTTGCCCACCGGGGTTGAGCCGGTAAAAGAGAGTTTGCGTACCCGGCTGTCGTTACAGAGGGTTTGACCGACGGTGGCGGCATCTTGGCTGGTGATCACGTTAAAGGTGCCAGCGGGCAAGCCGGCACGGGATGCCAGTTCGGCCAGAGCCAGAGCGGAAAGGGGAGTGTCTTCCCCGGGCTTGACGACCACCGTACATCCTGCCGCCAACGCCGGGGCGACTTTACGGGTGATCATGGCGATCGGGAAGTTCCAGGGTGTAATCGCTGCTACTACGCCAATGGGCTGCTTAAGAACAATAATGCGCTTGTCAGGGCCGTGGGACGGGATAACGTCGCCGTAAACCCGTTTGGCCTCCTCGGCGAACCACTCGATAAAAGACGCGCCGTAGGCCACTTCGCCTCGGGCTTCAGCCAGGGGCTTGCCTTGTTCGCTGGTCATCAGTTGTGCCAGGTCTTCCTGGTGGGCGAGGATCAGTTCGAACCATTTGCGCAGCGCTGTGGCACGCGCTTTGGCGGTCAGGGCGCTCCATGCGGGCTGCGCCGCTGCAGCGGCATCGATGGCGCGGGTGGTTTCCGCCGCGCCCATGTCGGGCACATCGCCCACTCGGTCGCCAGTGCTGGGATTGGTGACGGAGTAGCTTTGGCCGTTGGCCGCCGCGCACCACTTGCCGTTAATAAAAGCCTGCTGTCGAAGCAGCGCTGCGTCTTTAAGCGTTAGTGTCATTGTAAGTACTCTCGTTTGTGGTTGACCGATGGCCGAAACCCGCCGATGCTCCTTTTGTTGCTCGGGCGGGCCTGAAAATAATTCTGTTCATGTTCTGTGGGTTAAATTTAAAAAAGTTTTTATTTCATAGGATTACATGGCTATCTTAATGTTAAAATTAAGAGTTTAGTCTGGGTTTTAAGCATTTTGTTCGTAATTTCCTGTTAAAGCTAGATACAAAAGTTAAATCGCCTGTTCAATCATGTTTTTTAGTGATTTTCACTCACAAATCTAAGGTAAGCTTCTTGGGCTTAGTTTAAGTCCATGTAAGTTTCGTAACTTATGACGTAACAAAAAAAATCAGAGAAAAAAACTATGATGCGTAAATTAGCAACGTCACTCGTGTTTTCTTGCATTGCGTTCACCTCCGTGAATGCGACAGCCGATCAACTTGACACCGTGATCCAGCGGGGAACACTGAACTGTGGTGTGGTTCTCGATTTCCCACCGATGGGCTATTTTGACGGAGACAATCAGCCCGCAGGTTTCGATGTAGGTTATTGTAACGATCTGGCTGACGCCCTCGGCGTGGAGTCAAACGTACTCAATCTTACTTGGGGTGATCGAATCCCATCCTTGATTTCCGGAAAAACCGACGTTGTTATCGGCTCTACTTCCGATACTCTAGAACGTGCAAAATCCGTTGGATTCACCTACCCGTACTTTGTTTTCAAATTCCAGGTAATTGCCCAAAAAAACAAGAATATCCAGTCGTTTGACGATCTCAAGAACCTGAAAGTTGGCGCTGCACTGGGTACTACTTACGAAACCGAATACCTTGCCTACGCCGAGAAAAAAGGCTGGGGAACGGATAATTACACCGCGTTCAAGTCTGAAAACGACGCCTACCTGGGTTTGTACCAAGGCAAAGTGGATGCGGTTATCTCAACCAACACCAATATTGCCACCAAGCTACAAAGCGCAGAGTTCAAAGACTTTGTTGCGGGCCCTTTCGTACCTAACTATGACGACGTTGTAGGTCTGATCGCAAAAAGAAGCGAGGGCGCTTGGATTAGCTATCTGAACCTGTTTCTGGTGCATCAGATTCGCGATGGCAACATGAATGCGCACTACAACAAGCACTTCGGTTCAGATGCACCTGCTGATCTGATCCAGTCCTTGAGGGATAACAAGTAATAACGACATCGGTGGCCGCCAGTTAGGCGGCTGCCAATATTACTTGTTGACAGGCCAAACGCATATATCCCTGCGTAACGGCTTCGAGATCTGATAGGTGCTTTGATAAATCACCCATCAGAGCCCTTCTTAACCACAGAAAGTGGCCAAGGTATGGATTATGAATTTCACTGGAACGTCGTGTTCCAGAATATGCCTGAGTTGTTGAATGGGGCCTTTGTAACCCTGCACGTATCTGTGCTCGCAATGCTCTTGGGTATTGTGATCGCGATACTGTTGGCGATTGCCAAGATGAACAACAGCAAGCCCTATTGTTATATAGCGACTACCTGGGTCGAGATAGCCCGAAACACTCCAGCGCTTTTCCAAATTTATATGGCTTATTTCGGGCTGGGAGCTTTAGGCATCCATTTAAGCCCTTACGTTGCAGTGTTAAGCGCACTGATTTTTATCAATGCGGGTTATTTGACCGAGACTTTCCGCGGTGGATTTCAGTCCATCCCCAGCACACAGTACAGCGCTTCCAAATCTTTAGGTATGACCAGTATT encodes the following:
- a CDS encoding TAXI family TRAP transporter solute-binding subunit, whose protein sequence is MKRHAFSAVFTGTLLSAAMFASPAMAQDKEQFITIGTGGQTGVYYVVGQSICRLVNRLEDANIKCNAPSTGGSVANINGIKSGELDMGVAQSDVQYQAYNGTGNFEGDAYTDLRAVFRVHGEPLTLLARADSGITTLDDLAGKRVNIGNPGSGQRNTMQVVMDAKGWTMDTFSLASQLDAAEQAAALADNNIDAMVYVVGHPNGSIQEATTTVDARLIPLNDDDVKGIVAEYPYYSASVIPGGLYKGNDKDVETFGVAATFVTTAKADDEVIYQTVKAVFDNFDRFKRLHPAFENLVPKEMATQGLSAPLHDGAARYYREQGWIE
- a CDS encoding TRAP transporter permease, translated to MTDENTKPRDSSADLEDMVASSDSGARKPAGMPGKLLVSIAAAWSLFQLWIASPVPFILGFGVFSATESRSIHLAFALFLAYMAYPAFKRSPRDRIPIQDWVLASLAAFCGAYMFIFYEGLSQRPGAPILQDVIVGVAGILLLLEATRRALGPPLMIVASVFLIYSLAGPWMPGILSHGGVSLFGLINHQWLTTQGVFGIALGVSTSFVFLFVLFGALLDKAGAGNYFIKVAFSLLGHYKGGPAKAAVVASAMTGLISGSSIANVVTTGTFTIPMMKRVGFSAEKAGAVEVASSVNGQIMPPVMGAAAFLMVEYVGISYVDVIKHAFLPALISYIALVYIVHLEALKANMQGLESSNPPKPLVRKVMGFLGGLLLMMVTALVVYYGLGWLKPVLGDATPWVVSVGLAVIYVALLKLAAGYPELELDDPNQPIYSLPQTRPTVLVGLQYILPVVVLVWCLMVERLSPGLSAFWATVFMVFIILTQRPITSIFRGRSKMAADLREGAMDLWVGLVTGARNMIGIGIATATAGIIVGAVSQTGVGLVLAEVVEILAMGNLLLILMLTAVLSLILGMGLPTTANYIVVSALLAPVIVQLGAENGLLVPLIAVHLFVFYFGIMADVTPPVGLASFAAAAVSGGDPIRTGFQAFYYSLRTAALPFLFIFNTDLLLIDVTFLQGVLIFVVSTIAMLIFAAATQGYMVIRSRWYESAALLLIAFTLFRPGFWMDMIHDPYQSMPPAQFVEALGAADEDSTLRLQIAGRDAYGDRMTTYMTLPVPDGDTGQERLDNLGMDLLIEGDTAIVDMVAYGSQASDLGFDFDQEIIEVLAPVDRWTKELMWIPAFLVFGLVIVLQRRRRDNTAATAIA
- a CDS encoding universal stress protein, whose translation is MYSKIMLPVDLNEEESWSKALPTALTLCRSFNASLHLVTVLPDYNMPIVGSYFPKDFASKAHEAIAEAQRAFIKANVPADVRAQSVIVDGSPWEAIIKVAKKLEIDLIVMASHNKRKFADYVLGPNAEHVVHHARMSVMIVR
- a CDS encoding LysR family transcriptional regulator gives rise to the protein MKSQELHLLYVFDAIMTERSVTRAAESLAMTQPAVSNAISRMRQVWDDPLFVRKGRKIEPTSYAFSLWDRIRGPIYDLSTAVRSTKFDPAQARRTFRIAVTDLTVEMIWRQLAEKLERVAPGVDLHAVPYTPEGTYSDLREANVDLAIGPISHHDNSLRSIWLFQGGYQVAMRADHPLAGKPLSMEDFIDARHLLVTMSGEAHGLVDSYLDLKGLNRRIAVTVNEFVGVPSLLCHTDLICAVPDVILRSDDFTRNLWVTLLPFNLDPSSLYLFWHARHDRDPGIVWLRELIENSLKERYSSIMDMTD
- a CDS encoding GntP family permease, translated to MYMVFILIALIAFIVFATSKLRLNPFITLLLASFIAAFAFGLPLDSIESTIRGGFGKILGYIGLVIVLGTIIGVILERTGAAIVMAETIIRCLGKKFPTMTMSIVGFIVSIPVFCDSGFVILNSLKRSMARTLSVSPVAMTVALSTGLFATHTLVPPTPGPIAAAGNLGLEDNLGLVIGVGLVFAIIAAMAGLVWAYFSRNLPSTELDQTEEAFEEGKEHYGELPGPWKAFAPIFVPIVLICLASVASYPTAPLGDGFLYEALNFLGKPLNALLIGLGFAVLLIQGDEKLKGFARHTEKGLVVSAPIILITGAGGAFGAVLAATPLGDFLGQNLSTLGLGVIMPFIVAAALKSAQGSSTVALVTASALVAPLLPQLGLDSDMGRVLTVMAVGAGAMTVSHANDSYFWVVSQFSKMDVATAYRSHTAATLFMGLVTITAVWLASLVAL
- a CDS encoding glycerate kinase — encoded protein: MRVLIAPDSFKECLTAKAVADAIAVGWLRGAPADQVIKIPLADGGEGTTATLVGAMHGTLHQARVSGPSGDPVNASYGLIDNGKTAIVEVAEASGLHCVAEPDRNAMTASSYGTGQLIMAALKHRPKTLIVCLGGSATTDGGAGLLQAMGAQLLDSKGGPIPPGGAGLKYISHFDIAGTKASLAGVDVVVACDVTNPLLGDLGAAAVFGPQKGASPGDVKVLDNNLGHFARCVEQNGYDISSFAGSGAAGGIGGAVAGILGGLLKPGIELVMAAVGMDAQMKAADLVITAEGAIDGQSASGKTPTGVAKLAQLYQVPVIGLAGMLGGENMTAIHEAGITAVFSIAPGPISKSDAIARAAHYLESTSEQLARLVSRLK
- a CDS encoding NAD-dependent succinate-semialdehyde dehydrogenase, with protein sequence MTLTLKDAALLRQQAFINGKWCAAANGQSYSVTNPSTGDRVGDVPDMGAAETTRAIDAAAAAQPAWSALTAKARATALRKWFELILAHQEDLAQLMTSEQGKPLAEARGEVAYGASFIEWFAEEAKRVYGDVIPSHGPDKRIIVLKQPIGVVAAITPWNFPIAMITRKVAPALAAGCTVVVKPGEDTPLSALALAELASRAGLPAGTFNVITSQDAATVGQTLCNDSRVRKLSFTGSTPVGKLLMRQCADTVKKISLELGGNAPFIVFDDADLDAAVAGLMASKFRNAGQTCVCTNRILVQDSVYDTFVEKLTSAVAQLKVGDGLTEGVTIGPLINAKAVAKVKRLVADAVDQGAILHQTGNAEGLGENFYAPVILTQVTTAMSIANAEIFGPVATVFRFSNEAEAVQTANDTPFGLAAYFYARDIGRIWRVAEALEYGMVGINEGIISTEVAPFGGVKESGIGREGSKYGIDDFVEIKYLCMGGLG